The genomic window GATCTACCCTCTTGGGCAGCCTGTCCACACCGAGGATGAGCTGCTATCCCTCCGGCTCTGGGTCCGACGCGGGGGGCCGCTGTGGCCAGTGGGGGATTGGTGGGGCAGCTTCTGAGATGGTGGTTTCAGCGTGCCCCGGGGTCCACAAACTCATGGCTCCGGACCCAACCCTGAACAATTCCCGCGCCGGAGACTCCCGGGAGTCGTGGAGGACGGCGCACATCCTCGGCGTTGGCCCCTTTGATCTGATTCCAGTAACTTCTCCCTGGGGCAAGGTTCAAACCTTGGTGTCCGTTCTGTACTGGCACGGCCGGCCTGGTGTAGGGAAGACCTCACCGCCGCGGGCATAACGCTGGGACCGGGCATTGCTTCACTTTGCCCGCAGATTCAGAGGGTAtctctcactctgtttgaggTACCCGCTCTTGGTGGCCCCACTCTCTGAAGCATACAGGGGGGCAggaaccataagacacaggagcagaattatgccattcggcccattgagtctactctgtcaTTCTATCAGggctgatttgttttccctctcaatcccattctcctgtccatAACATTTGAGACCCTTACTAATCTATCAACCTGCATTTTAAATATGCCCAAcgacttggctttcacagctgcctgtgggaatAAATAtgactgattcaccaccctctggctaaagaaactcttcATCTtcgttctaagtggacatccctcaattctgaggctgtgtcctctggtcctagacacctccaccataggaaacatcctctccacgtccactctatttgtgccccctggtcctagactcccccaccataggaaacgtcctctccacatctactctgtgccctccggtcctaagCACCCCCACCATGTCCTCTGCTTAGGTCTTTCAGTCGGTCTCAATGAGTTTTTCCCCCTCGTTCTAAACTCcggtgagttcaggcccagagtcaatcaaatgctcctcatcccTGCAATTACTCCAAGCACTTCTGCAATCTTGGTTCTCTACAACGTTCTCCTCACGCAGGAGACAGAGGTGATCTTCAACACCCATCACTGCGCGGTGGACCCTGAGATGGCGGGTCTGTTGGAGAAGGGGTTGGGTGGTGTTCGGCATGGACAGGTTGTTTCAGGACCCTGGCATCTGCTGAAGCTGCCAGCAAGGTCTCGAGGGCTTTGGTGGACCATAGCTAAGAGCTTGGCCTCTGAGTGTGGGCACCAGAACTTAAGGACAGTGGGAGACAGAGCTGAAATCATCGGGTGGTGGAGAGAAACCAATGCATAGCCTCCAGTCAGATTTACAGTGTCCATCAGTTTCCTGTCCTGGCTTCGAGAGAAGGTCATGTTGGATTAGAGTGTAATTTTGTTATTTTTCTCACAGATTATTCTTTCTCATgaggcccccccccccattggttAGGGTCAACCGTAGAAgtgtctacgtgatacacaagccagggctgtacaatacggagagcaagctgttgtccatgtaacAAGCTCCCCCACTCCACCCAGGAACAACAGAGACCAACACAGTTTGGCAGTAGCAGCGTCACAAGaattgtcagtcagcattgagctcAGCGTAGGACTGCATTAGGGttcccagctctggatttttcctcggggtttactcccaaagcctctcCCATgcgtgggtatagccacaaggcagcggaggtttgagatcagaattttccttctcctagatgagctccaTCTTCCTGgaatgactggttttaaggcactttTGCCTCTTTTCCTGTCTGTAGAAACTATGCACAcagtactttgatagtaaatgtactttgaacttcaaggtttgacgtgcagtcagagatgcacaccattggaaTAACGGTTATTTGAGCCACTCTGGcccttctcctctgacttctctcattaacaaggcacttttccccccacagaactgccagtcattggatttttttttgattctcgcaccattctctgtgaagttTAGAGAATGCCCTGCGTGAATTGTGTcgacacacattctggcaccaatgtaGCTCGTCCACGATATTCCCAGCATTGtatcaagatggcaccagcaactAATAGTAacatcctgcagacagttcacaaaactatttctcctttgaaataaatatttttaaatctttcttttaaatatacttctacTAATCTGTGTGTGACTGGAGCCCCTGTATTGTACATATTGATAAtgtgtttttgggctgattgagTGATTTGGCTCTTTGGGTGCCTCGGACGGAACTCAGTGTGGTTGACTACAGAGCATTCAACCTAATGGCGGAGCCCAAACTCACAATCGGCTCCTGATTAAGGGGTCAAGCAAGAATGAAATCAATGAGGGACTGGAAGGCGAGCATGTGTCCAGTACCGTCTCCCTCTCACACGCTGCTgccggggtcttgggtcttgggcaaggtttgatcgGTGTGGTTTGTGGTTTGGACTCGTCTTTAGAGGTACCTGCAGTTCCTGctatatgtgtttctggtttctagtTGCccctttttgttgctattttgatcGGGGTGGACTGGCTCTGCGGCCGGCAGCCAACGAATAACACAGCGctaaattgaattgaactgaactgcacATCCCAGGCTGTTTTGAAGTCtttgcggtttgatgtttaatgttctgtgtgttgttcgctcatttttttgccatttgcatgatttgtggtcTTTTTGCGTATTGGGTGTTTGTTCTGAGGATGCCCGCGGGaagatgaatctcggggttgcatcctactttgacaataaatgtgctttgaatcacTGAACGCAAACAATAGGAAAACAAGtccctttcttccctcccacccactcagaCCGTCCTCCAAACCCGGGACAGGCTGCCTCAGGGCCTCCTGAACGTGTGACTGTTTATAGTGAATCTTCCAGAAATTGTAGTAGGgatgcttctgtatttttctggaaGCTTCTCAGTCTTTCTGCAACAGGTGTCACTTGAACCTAACTTAATTGCCACTGGAACGTTGTTTCTTTTTACTCACGGCTGGACCGCGGTTTCTTTGTCCCTTCTCTCTCCTGATCGTTCTTTGGACTGTGTCGATCATTGACGCAAacgacgtatttcactgtatgtttcgatgtacgtgtgacaaagaCTTTAATCCATAAACGGCCGTTAATCATGAAGCTGTTTATCGCCTCACTCTTCAcacgtacagtactgtgcaaaagtcttagatattATACATCTGTGCCCAAGATCTTTGCACGGTTCTGTATGTAGCGTGGGAGCCGTAGACCTTCGCTCAGTACTGTAGCTACAGTGTCTAGGACCTTAGCACTGTTCtctaattttatgtactgctgctgtgaaaCACGTTTGATGAcctgtgtgagtgatgataaacctgattctgatacgggtctctgttgtggactgagagtgggaaaggggaatcatggttgggggaaggggaaggaggagggaagcaTCAGGGAGAGACATGCTAtaacgatcaataaaccagttgtttggaatcaaatgaccttgcctggtgtctcagggctgggtgtgtctgcacccctcCCGCCCCGGCATTCCTTCCCGCACCCctccaccctcgtcattcccaacGTCCTCGGCTCCCGCCAGATtcacaaacttgctctccgctccccGTTGACAAAtagagggcagcacagtagtgcagtggttcACAGCGCCAGCGACCCGGATAATTCCCCaagccgtctgtaaggagtttctacgctctccccgtgaccgcatgggtttccttggGGTGCcatgatttcctcccacagtccaaacatttATAAGTTGATTGGTCGTTGTAAGTTGGCCAATGAtaaggcgagggttaaatcgaggggctgattccacacagtatctcaataagtaaatgaagtgcaagagttttaggtgCCCTGGATATATACGTGTGTGCACGTGCAcaagactttcgcacagtactgtacattgaaacatacatcaTTTGTGTCAGTGGACAACAAAGTCTGCGgacgtgctggggcagcccacaagtgttgccataactccagcaccaacgtagcaggcccagaactcactaacccaaGCCTgagcccagaactcactaacccgaGCCCGAGCCCAGAACTTACTAACCCGAGCCCGAACCCAGAACTTACTAACCCGAGCCCAGAACTTACTAACCCGAGCCCAGAACTTACTAACTCGAGcccagaacttactaacccaagcCTGAgcccaaaacttactaacccgaGCCCGAGcccagaacttactaacccaagcCGAGAGCTTACTAACCCGAGCCCGAACCCAGAACTTACTAACCCGAGCCGAGAGCTTACTAACCCGAGCCTGAGCCCAGAACTTACTAACCCGAGCCCAGAACTTACTAACTCGAGCCCAGAACTTACTAACCCGAGCCTGAGCCCAGAACTTACTAACCCGAGCCCGAGCCCAGAACTTACTAACCCGAGCCCAGGACTTACGAACCCGAGCCCGAGCCCAGAACTTACTAACCCGAGCCCAGGACTCACTAACCCGAGCCCAGGACTCACTAACCCGAGCCCAGGACTCACTAACCCAAGcccagaacttactaacccaagcCTGAGCCCAGAACTTACTAACCCGAGCCGAGAGCTTACTAACTCGAGCCCAGAACTTACTAACCCGAGCCTGAGCCCAGAACTTACTAACCCGAGCCCGAGCCCAGAACTTACTAACCCGAGCCCAGGACTCACTAACCCGAGcccagaacttactaacccaagcCCAGAACTTACTAACCCGAGCCCGAACGCCCTCAGACCGTGGGGGGAAACGGGAGCGCTGGGAAGAAACACGCGGTcacacaaactccttccagactgcAGCGGGAAGTGAATCCAGATCAATAAGGGCGTTACGCTGACCGCTAAGTTACTGTGACGCCCTCCAGCTAACCCTTCAGTGGAAGGTCCTACAACACGTCTCAGTCACCCCTCTTCCATTCCATTCGAGTATTCACTCCCCTCAACTCCATCAGTGTTTGCTCCCACCGAGATTTATTTCAAACTTTTATACAAAATTTAAATAAACAAAAGTCAAGTACAAaatctgtgcctgtgtgtgtgggggggtgttcTGTCTCTGCGGAGGTCTCTCCTCCGTCCCAGACCGCCCCTGTCCACTCACCCGGTGGAGTCTGCCCAGCGGAAGAACCCGCAGCGGGAGGCGGGGTTGTGCACCGGTCCCGGGGGGCGGCGGCAGGAGTAGAAGCCCCTCCCGCGGTTGGGGCCAGCCTTCCTGACGGTGCGCAGGACGCAGGGCTCGCCGTGACCGGGGCAGGCTGGGGGCGGGGGCCGTCCCCTCAGCAGCCCCTTCCAGAAGACGGCGGGGGGCGGCGCAACTTCCTCTCCCTCCGAGGCCCCCGCAGTCGGGGGGCTCGGAGAACGGGAACCGGAGCCGGCACCCCCAGCATCTGCGGGCTTGAAGTAGGCCAGAAGGTTCCCATTCAGGGTGGGACGTCCACTgaccttcctccccctcctgccacCCATCGCTGGCCTGGGCTTGGCCCCTACTCCTGCCCCTTGGCGAGACTTGGCCCCAACCCCCGGCCGAAACTCTGCCCCCTCTTCCCCAGAAGCCCGAGGGGAGGGTGGACCACGGTCGGGGCGGGAGAGGGCCACCAGGAAGCGGGAGAGGGTCTGCTGGACCCCGGCAAACTCTGGCAGGTTCTTGGTGCAGAGCGGGGGCAGGCGGGCGGTGGGCAGGCAGCGGGCCCTGAGCCATGCCCGTACGGGGCAGTGGTCCGAGCCCCGCACCTCCGTCAGCAGATCGCAGCCCCCCAACCAGCGCCGGGCCTGGGGGCCGCCAGCCAGGACGTAGTCAATGCGCGTGCCGTAGTTGGTCTCCCGGGCGCCCGTGCTGGTCTGCCAGCAGCTGTAGGCCTCCAGCCGGCCTGGGTTGAAGAGCCGGAAAGTGTCGACGAACAGCCCGCCTCCTGTCCCCTCCTCGTCCTGGCACACGAACCCATCCAACCACCTCCGCCCGGGCTGGGCTGCGAACTCGTCctgcgggagggagggagaaaaggacACAATGGGTTACAAATCTGGGATGGGGACACCGCGTGGATCGCCCCAGTGCACTAACCTCCGTATTAGAGCCAGGAGAAGGGGCCAGCGCGGGGACAAACCCTTTGCGTACGGCTGGGCAGGAAAACAGATCCGTGATGCAAAtgtagatccataattcctttcaAGGCGGCAGCACGGGGAGATGAAGATCTGTAGACGTGTGGGGGAGAggatactgactggctgcatcacagcctggtacggaaacacagatgtccttgaatggaaaggcctacaaaaagtagtggatgcggcCCATTTCGCCACGGGAAACAGAAATACATTCTGtaatgggcacgtggccaagtggttaaggcattcgactagcgacctgaaggtcgtgagttcgagccccagccgagggaacgtgttgtgtccttgagcaaggcacttaatcacacattgctctgtgtcgacactggtgccaagctgaatgggtcctaatgcccttctcttggacaacatcggtggtgtggagaggggagacttgcagcatgggcaactgctggtcttccatacaaccttgcccaggcctgcgccctggagagtgaagtgaagactttccaggcgcagatccatggtctcacaagactaacggatgcctttattaatgatcaataaactaatcgtttggaatcaaatgaccttgcctggtgtttaaGGGCTGGGTGTGTTTTTACTGTGCCaaaccaccccgcccccccccccccccaacccgggactctttctctgccatctgtccctcATCCACCCGCGCTccccagacttttgcacagttctgtagctGGGAAGATGACGAGGGAAGGGagcaggggtggtggtggggggggcgtCACGGCCGCAATTTGCTGCCTGTCCCCAGCCCCAGTGCAGTGTGCCCAGGACAGGAAGGCGTGTGTCCTTACCAGGTCTCCGGGCTGGCAGTGGTCAATGGGCCGATGAGATATGTTCAGGTCTCCAAGTACAAGCACTATCCTGCAGAAGGAAGGGAGGAGTGAGGCAGGAAACACATTGCCCCCCTCCACCTCGTCTCGAGCTCAGGTCTGCCCGGGCAGGGGAGTCAGGGACATGGTCACGGTCACCTCTGTCAGGGGGTCATGGTTCACAGTAGCGGCTACGGGTCACAGGTCGGTGGAGAGGTTCGAGGGTTAGGCCAGAAGAGGGTTGGGTCAGGGGTCAGCAGGAGTTGGACGAAGGGGTTAGGAGGTCAGACTTTATCTAGGGGGTCGGGGAAGCCTTACTCTCCGTCCCGAAGCAGGGCCTCAGCCCTGGCCTGCAGCAGTTGGCAGAAACGCAGTTTGAACTCGAGGCGCTGCTGGTTGTCGGGGTCGGCCCGGGGGACGTAAACGTTGATCACAGCCAgtgtcctctccccctcctcctcctccggcaGCCTGTGtgcggggtggtggggggggggagtgggagagagggagatggggagggcagaggggagagaggatagggtaggggagggggagggagagaggagaggagaaggggaggagagggggagggggaggaggggcgagggggaaggagagggggagaatgggaggggggtaaggggaggggaggagggtagggggaagaggggagggattggggatggggtagggagggaagggtgaggaaggggaagggggcaaggggagggtgaagggtaggagagggagagagggagggtgggtgagagATTCTGTCAACCGATGCCCTTTCCCCAGCCACCGCTCCCATCTCACTATCTCCTCCTCATTGCACAGATCCTCTTCCTCCTGGTGACGCCCACGCTCCCTGCCGGCTCCTCACAGCCCACCagtccctccctcctcaccaccacccccccccgcctcccCCAGCAGTGACCCTCCCTCCCCCCGGCGCAGGGTTACCGTAGGCGGTGCTTCGTGATGAGGGCCCGGCCCTCGCTGTCCAGCTGACGGAGCTCCTGTTCAGAGAACTGGTCGGTCAGCCCCAGGGGGAGAGCGGCCCCAATCCCGGACAGCAGCCCCGAAAGACCCTCCTCTGCCGCAAACGGGGCGACGTCGTCCGTGCAGTAGGTGGCCACACCTGGACAGGGTTGGAACACATCACAGCACACCTGAGAATGCACCCTGGGGGCGGGGGAGAGAGGAGCAACAGCAAGGAAAGCCGGGGGGGGACAGGGTGCTGGGGGTAGAGATGAGGAcgtggaaaggggagagggggcaggaaGTAGGGAAGTGttagggaaggggaaggagagagggggaatggagaaaggatagggagggggTAGCGTTGAGCGATGGGAAGTAGGGGTGAAGTACACAGGGAGAattcctctctttctctcacctgaGTAGCCAGTGCGTGTGCGGCTGTGGCTGAAGTAGGAGTTAAAGCCCTCAAGGATGGCCACGTCCTCCTCCAGCAGGTCTCCTGGGCACAGGGGAGAGGCAGCCGTTAGTGGGCACACAGCTGCTGAGAGCGGGGTGGGGGTCGGGGCCGAACGGGAGCCCGGTGTGGTGGGAGAGACCCGGACAGCAGACATGACCGACGGGCGGTTCGCCCTCGAGCCGAGGAGCGGAAGTAGGGTGTTGGCGACCCAGCTCTCCCACAGACAGACAACACCGACGCAGACAGGGCGTGCCTTCGGACAGGAATGGGACCATCAGGTTAATGTCTTTGAGAGACAGCGAGGAATGGCCAGCTTCAGCCAGATCCTCCATCGAAGGGAAAGTTGTACAGTAACAGAAACAGGCTCCCTTCGGCCCGTCTCAACCATACTAAACAAGATGACCACCTTGTGTTTGGTCCATATCCTCTGAACCCTGGTAAATTGGTTTACGATTATCACAGTTTCAGTAAAAAACCTTGTTGTCAACACAGATTATTTCATTTCACAGTGCATGGAGGTACAGAACTGTGCACATATATGtagcaagggtgcctaagacttttgcacagtactgtagtaattttatgtattgcactgtactgctgccacaataaaAGCcacatttcatggcatatgtgagtgatgacaaacttgattctgatatgggactgagagcgggaaggggcaggaagagaggaatcatggttgggaaaaggggaaagcagagggaagcaccagagagacattccgtgatgatcaataaaccagttgtttggaatcaaatg from Mobula birostris isolate sMobBir1 chromosome 29, sMobBir1.hap1, whole genome shotgun sequence includes these protein-coding regions:
- the apex2 gene encoding DNA-(apurinic or apyrimidinic site) endonuclease 2 isoform X1, encoding METAGPESGLRLVSWNVNGIRARGKQLRPTLLSLGAHIICLQETRVSRDLLEEDVAILEGFNSYFSHSRTRTGYSGVATYCTDDVAPFAAEEGLSGLLSGIGAALPLGLTDQFSEQELRQLDSEGRALITKHRLRLPEEEEGERTLAVINVYVPRADPDNQQRLEFKLRFCQLLQARAEALLRDGEIVLVLGDLNISHRPIDHCQPGDLDEFAAQPGRRWLDGFVCQDEEGTGGGLFVDTFRLFNPGRLEAYSCWQTSTGARETNYGTRIDYVLAGGPQARRWLGGCDLLTEVRGSDHCPVRAWLRARCLPTARLPPLCTKNLPEFAGVQQTLSRFLVALSRPDRGPPSPRASGEEGAEFRPGVGAKSRQGAGVGAKPRPAMGGRRGRKVSGRPTLNGNLLAYFKPADAGGAGSGSRSPSPPTAGASEGEEVAPPPAVFWKGLLRGRPPPPACPGHGEPCVLRTVRKAGPNRGRGFYSCRRPPGPVHNPASRCGFFRWADSTG
- the apex2 gene encoding DNA-(apurinic or apyrimidinic site) endonuclease 2 isoform X2, translated to MKPHSGDLLEEDVAILEGFNSYFSHSRTRTGYSGVATYCTDDVAPFAAEEGLSGLLSGIGAALPLGLTDQFSEQELRQLDSEGRALITKHRLRLPEEEEGERTLAVINVYVPRADPDNQQRLEFKLRFCQLLQARAEALLRDGEIVLVLGDLNISHRPIDHCQPGDLDEFAAQPGRRWLDGFVCQDEEGTGGGLFVDTFRLFNPGRLEAYSCWQTSTGARETNYGTRIDYVLAGGPQARRWLGGCDLLTEVRGSDHCPVRAWLRARCLPTARLPPLCTKNLPEFAGVQQTLSRFLVALSRPDRGPPSPRASGEEGAEFRPGVGAKSRQGAGVGAKPRPAMGGRRGRKVSGRPTLNGNLLAYFKPADAGGAGSGSRSPSPPTAGASEGEEVAPPPAVFWKGLLRGRPPPPACPGHGEPCVLRTVRKAGPNRGRGFYSCRRPPGPVHNPASRCGFFRWADSTG